The Centroberyx gerrardi isolate f3 chromosome 12, fCenGer3.hap1.cur.20231027, whole genome shotgun sequence genome has a window encoding:
- the colec10 gene encoding collectin-10: MMAGRFSRTVLVFGVFSAVFNCLHASTEVCTNSILPGAKGDQGEVGDEGEQGKLGKNGPPGPPGGPGETGLRGEVGHTGKTGPMGDKGDTGDAGLDGPSGLKGKPGTTCDCGRYRKVVGQLDVNVGKLRNAVKFVKNVILGLRETEERYYLLVKEPRRFREASMNCKLRGGMLAMPKTSDTNRLIADYVSHAGLTTVYIGLQAQGKDTDGASGYVYADSSPLRGFAAWSQGEELNPSVSPNTNASCVELLSTGTWGRVECELTMFFICEFPKSRRRGGGGRGGGGVTPALPLS; encoded by the exons ATGATGGCGGGAAGATTCAGCAGGACGGTGTTGGTATTCGGTGTGTTTTCAGCTGTGTTCAACTGCCTACACGCCTCTACAGAAGTCTGTACCAATTCTATCCTACCTGGAGCTAAAG GAGACCAAGGTGAGGTTGGAGACGAGGGAGAGCAGGGGAAGCTGGGGAAGAATGGACCACCAGGACCTCCAG GAGGGCCGGGAGAGACGGGGCTCCGAGGAGAAGTGGGCCACACGGGGAAGACGGGGCCTATGGGAGACAAAG GTGACACAGGTGATGCAGGTTTGGATGGACCTTCTGGTTTAAAAGGAAAACCAG GCACCACATGTGACTGTGGCAGGTACAGGAAGGTGGTTGGACAACTGGACGTCAATGTAGGCAAGCTGAGGAATGCTGTCAAGTTTGTAAAGAATG TCATCTTAGGGCtgagggagacagaagagaggtACTACCTGTTGGTGAAGGAGCCCAGGAGGTTCAGAGAGGCTTCAATGAACTGTAAGCTCCGAGGAGGCATGTTGGCCATGCCCAAGACCAGCGACACCAACCGCCTCATAGCGGACTATGTCAGTCATGCAGGACTGACCACAGTTTATATCGGGCTGCAGGCTCAGGGCAAGGACACA GATGGAGCAAGCGGTTATGTGTATGCAGACTCCAGCCCTCTGCGGGGGTTTGCAGCTTGGAGTCAAGGGGAGGAGCTAAACCCCAGTGTGTCTCCCAACACCAACGCCAGCTGCGTGGAGCTGCTCAGCACCGGGACTTGGGGCCGTGTCGAGTGTGAACTCACCATGTTCTTCATCTGTGAGTTTCCAAAgagcaggagaagaggaggaggaggaaggggaggaggaggagtgactCCTGCCTTGCCATTGTCATAA